The Podospora pseudopauciseta strain CBS 411.78 chromosome 2 map unlocalized CBS411.78m_2, whole genome shotgun sequence genome has a window encoding:
- a CDS encoding uncharacterized protein (EggNog:ENOG503P3U7) yields the protein MWDVDWSDVSIEKVGERRARKGIERNSKKEDVQSVHGSTGSRPSSTEERPAMSLFESMGLKRNSMSMKNRRKDTLQPETTKDDGKSRRTSLLAAAVSALGNTNRSSTVSDKSLRLQTTLTEKNIVEDTTTVTSGSWGAPTDRSSKESMLSKSTALTTPSLDFQGEGTMGDVLASEAQKPVRPMSDSMKKSTTTDHNRAVGPVRVASLGNQPTILINNIIPQTPATQNSRSISSLSTELEKSVSDFIDNWYEVIHASDRPIPVSMPEPKQPNEQHPQSQGAVKLPLMAPLPRGPLPEVPNRPPTQPTPRPSRARMLSTLPPSYQPKGYYNPDRWKPPDQWKPKPGSVEEAPIPATEASPVAQEAPLVVPKRRVRLPKNTEAAYAATLRVQALQMELKRMAQATPEVALARLKENWGTVTDPIVYQQLEQEKKRWMLASLYGMEQQIRGGDNTAVTVAGAQPFVQGPDVLSLFDSDSTTSYLAVLHPETSIKHMNSTPIPHLQYPNVQSFPWPVSPSLALEANKFTSVHCLSMPSLLASQEIPQLLQKIYHCLAPQGVLHLVVIDPSPVAHSLGPHMREWLEEHLTTSLEAEFRCITPSRVFPRWLEAAKLDGLNSFTTKNKFQAIPPSQSRHDNGKGKARAMDPHDQEAMIMGDLRSVVGRMLWQDMWSKNVRAKAWWWEITECVEECIQLGTYWEYSIIQATKNGEDCNGNSHHSSY from the exons ATGTGGGACGTCGACTGGTCCGACGTTTCTATCGAAAAGGTTGGGGAGAGACGAGCGCGCAAGGGAATCGAAAGAAACtcaaagaaggaggatgttCAGAGCGTACATGGGTCAACAGGCAGCCGCCCCTCCTCGACTGAAGAGCGACCAGCCATGAGCCTCTTTGAATCCATGGGCTTGAAGCGCAACAGCATGTCAATGAAGAACAGGAGGAAGGACACATTGCAGCCAGAAACGACAAAGGACGATGGCAAATCAAGACGGACATctctgctggctgctgcggTTTCGGCCCTGGGCAATACAAACCGGTCATCGACTGTGTCTGACAAGTCTCTCAGACTACAGACCACGCTCACAGAAAAGAATATTGTAGAAGACACCACCACGGTAACAAGTGGGAGCTGGGGGGCGCCAACGGATAGATCATCCAAAG AGTCAATGCTCTCCAAGTCCACTGCCCTAACAACGCCGTCTCTGGACTTTCAGGGGGAAGGAACGATGGGAGATGTGCTTGCATCAGAGGCACAAAAGCCCGTGCGCCCAATGAGCGACTCGATGAAGAAAAGCACAACCACCGACCACAACAGAGCTGTTGGTCCCGTGAGAGTCGCGAGCCTAGGAAACCAACCGACTATTCTCATAAACAACATAATACCGCAAACTCCGGCAACGCAGAATTCACGCTCAATATCCTCTCTATCAACAGAACTTGAGAAGTCAGTATCAGACTTCATTGACAATTGGTATGAAGTTATTCACGCGTCAGACAGACCGATTCCCGTCAGCATGCCGGAGCCCAAACAGCCCAACGAGCAGCACCCTCAGTCACAAGGTGCTGTCAAGCTACCTCTGATGGCCCCTTTGCCTCGAGGGCCCTTGCCAGAGGTCCCAAACCGACCTCCGACTCAACCTACGCCTCGTCCATCCAGAGCAAGAATGCTCAGCACTCTCCCACCCTCATATCAGCCCAAGGGTTACTACAATCCAGATCGGTGGAAGCCCCCTGATCAGTGGAAACCCAAGCCGGGCAGTGTCGAAGAAGCTCCTATTCCTGCCACGGAGGCGTCTCCAGTTGCCCAAGAAGCTCCTTTGGTTGTGCCAAAAAGGCGAGTCCGGCTACCAAAAAACACCGAGGCTGCTTACGCGGCGACTTTGAGAGTTCAGGCTCTGCAGATGGAGTTGAAGAGAATGGCCCAGGCAACTCCTGAGGTAGCCCTCGCACGTCTCAAGGAGAACTGGGGTACTGTTACAGATCCCATAGTCTACCAGCAGCTTGAGCAGGAAAAGAAGCGATGGATGCTGGCCTCCCTGTACGGGATGGAACAGCAGATCAGGGGCGGTGACAATACAGCTGTCACTGTGGCCGGAGCGCAGCCATTTGTCCAAGGTCCAGATGTCTTGTCACTGTTCGATTCTGACT CTACGACATCCTATCTTGCAGTCCTCCACCCGGAGACGAGTATCAAGCACATGAACTCAACTCCCATTCCTCATCTTCAGTACCCGAATGTCCAATCCTTTCCCTGGCCTGTCTCACCTTCACTTGCCCTGGAAGCGAACAAATTCACCTCGGTGCATTGTTTGTCCATGCCCTCTTTGCTGGCAAGCCAAGAGATTCCCCAGCTTCTCCAGAAGATCTACCACTGTCTCGCCCCTCAAGGAGTGTTGCATCTTGTGGTGATAGATCCATCACCAGTAGCCCACTCTCTGGGACCACACATGAGAGAATGGCTGGAAGAACACCTGACCACCAGCCTGGAGGCCGAATTTCGATGCATCACCCCCAGCAGAGTGTTTCCGAGATGGCTGGAGGCAGCCAAGCTCGACGGCCTGAACAGTTtcaccaccaagaacaagTTCCAAGCCATCCCGCCTTCCCAGTCGCGCCACGACAatggcaagggcaaggccaGAGCAATGGATCCTCACGACCAGGAGGCCATGATTATGGGAGACCTCCGGAGCGTGGTTGGCAGGATGCTGTGGCAGGACATGTGGTCCAAGAATGTGCGCGCAAAggcctggtggtgggagat
- a CDS encoding uncharacterized protein (COG:S; EggNog:ENOG503NUXY), producing the protein MDHFDHFSWESPELGPKKKPAGIEMGPVGSCSAPEADDHADGSLPTRHRSWKARALDSFKDRVGRVDERMNNSVVGRVFNLKGSGPKSIPDANFSTELRAGLTTFATMSYIIAVNVRCRCGIFLTLGILTPSQASILADTGFDCECKKPLDNAGNCVNNKEWTACYEEVKLDLITATAAVAAFSSILFGLFTNLPVCLGPGMGLNAYFTYQVVGAKGTGSIPYKTALTAVFIEGWIFMFLALTGMRHWLVKIIPGTIKTASGVGIGLFLTLIGMSYSSGIGIITGAISTPLAIGGCPASSLDQYGECTGEVMTNPKMWIGICLGGLFVVFLMAFKVRASIVIGIALVSILSWPRNTAVTYFPDTDDGNRRFAYFRQIVAFHPIKHTLGQIQWDLGEKFDTKVLVALITLLYVDIIDCTATLYSMARFCRRTTGKDKDFPRSTTAFCIDSICISLGALLGCSPVTAFIESGAGIAEGGRTGLTAVTAGFCFFLCIFFAPIFASIPPWATGCTLMLVGCLMIRQVTKINWAYIGDAVPSFITLAFIPFTYSVAYGLLAGIFSYAGINLCIWVIIKLSRGTIMPENYDMKEYWTWRPPGERPWLFRKIGEAIFWLRTKRRGRNSTFQLGSNDGSGGSSRHRVSPNNSTAAVEDKSTAAAATGL; encoded by the exons ATGGACCACTTTGACCACTTCTCGTGGGAGAGCCCTGAGCTGGGTCCGAAGAAAAAGCC CGCTGGGATTGAGATGGGACCTGTCGGGAGCTGTTCGGCGCCTGAGGCTGATGACCATGCTGATGGGAGTCTGCCCACAAGGCACAGAAGCTGGAAGGCACGGGCACTTGACTCCTTCAAGGACCGCGTTGGGAGGGTTGATGAGCGAATGAACAACTCGGTCGTTGGCCGGGTGTTCAACCTCAAGGGGAGCGGA CCTAAGAGCATTCCCGATGCCAACTTCTCTACAGAGTTGCGGGCTGGCCTCACTACATTTGCCACCATGTCCTACATCATTGCCGTCAACGTAAGGTGTCGTTGCGGCATATTCCTTACACTTGGTATTCTAACACCCTCACAGGCCTCCATTCTCGCAGACACGGGGTTCGATTGCGAATGCAAAAAACCGCTCGACAACGCGGGCAACTGTGTAAATAACAAGGAGTGGACAGCTTGCTACGAAG AAGTCAAGCTGGATCTTATCACTGCCACAGCTGCGGTGGCCGCTTTCTCCAGCATTCTGTTTGGTCttttcaccaacctccctgTCTGTCTTGG TCCTGGCATGGGCTTAAATGCCTACTTCACTTACCAAGTCGTTGGCGCAAAGGGGACCGGCTCGATTCCCTATAAGACTGCTCTCACCGCTGTCTTCATTGAAGGATGGATTTTCATGTTTCTAGCCCTCACTGGTATGCGACACTGGCTGGTCAAGATTATTCCCGGTACCATCAAAACGGCCAGTGGTGTTGGCATCGGTCTGTTTCTCACACTCATCGGTATGTCATATTCCTCTGGAATTGGCATCATCACGGGAGCTATCAGTACACCCTTGGCTATTGGCGGTTGTCCAGCTAGTTCCTTGGATCAATATGGCGAGTGTACTGGAGAGGTCATGACCAACCCAAAG ATGTGGATTGGTATTTGTCTCGGTGGTCTGTTCGTGGTGTTCCTGATGGCTTTCAAGGTTCGAGCTTCAATTGTAATTGGAATTGCTTTGGTTTCAATCCTGTCTTGGCC ACGCAACACAGCCGTCACGTACTTCCCCGATACGGACGATGGCAACCGTCGCTTCGCATACTTCCGCCAAATTGTCGCTTTCCACCCCATCAAACACACCCTCGGCCAGATCCAATGGGACCTGGGTGAAAAATTCGACACCAAAGTGCTTGTCGCTTTGATCACCCTCCTCTATGTGGATATCATCGACTGCACAGCAACACTCTATTCCATGGCTCGGTTTTGCAGACGGACAACAGGTAAAGATAAGGACTTTCCCCGCTCAACCACTGCATTCTGCATAGACTCGATTTGTATCTCGCTCGGGGCGCTCCTCGGATGCTCACCAGTTACGGCTTTCATTGAGAGCGGTGCTGGTATTGCTGAGGGTGGTCGGACTGGGCTGACGGCTGTCACTGCTGGATTTTGTTTCTTCCTGTGTATTTTCTTTGCCCCTATATTTGCGTCAATTCCGCCTTGGGCTACTGGATGTACTCTGATGCTG GTCGGTTGCCTAATGATCCGACAAGTGACCAAAATCAACTGGGCCTACATCGGTGACGCAGTCCCTTCATTCATCACCCTGGCCTTTATCCCCTTTACCTACAGTGTAGCCTATGGCCTTCTCGC cgGCATCTTCTCCTACGCGGGCATAAACCTCTGCATCTGGGTCATCATCAAACTATCCCGGGGCACCATCATGCCCGAAAACTACGACATGAAAGAATACTGGACCTGGCGACCCCCCGGCGAGCGCCCCTGGCTTTTTCGCAAAATCGGCGAGGCCATCTTTTGGCTGAGGACCAAGCGCCGAGGTAGGAACTCGACTTTTCAGCTGGGGTCGAATGATGGGAGCGGTGGGAGCTCGAGGCATCGGGTGAGTCCGAATAActcgacggcggcggtggaggataagagtactgctgctgctgcgacggGGTTGTAG